The Henckelia pumila isolate YLH828 unplaced genomic scaffold, ASM3356847v2 CTG_461:::fragment_3, whole genome shotgun sequence genome window below encodes:
- the LOC140872086 gene encoding ATP synthase subunit b', chloroplastic — protein MANMIMASSKTFANTIPPTPTPKLAPLPKLSLPAFPKPLQLPSSLKSVPSLLAAAASFTLANAPPSLAEEIEKAQLFDFNLTLPIIAAEFLFLMFALDKVYYGPLGKFMDERDAAIREKLSSVKDTSAEVKALEEQAAAVMKAARAEISAALNKMKRETQLEVEQKLAEGRKKVEVELQEALASLEKQKEDTIKALDSQIAALSDEIVKKVLPVS, from the coding sequence ATGGCCAACATGATAATGGCCTCCTCCAAAACCTTTGCCAACACCATTCCCCCCACCCCAACTCCAAAACTCGCGCCTCTTCCCAAATTATCCCTCCCCGCTTTCCCTAAACCCCTTCAACTTCCCTCCTCTCTCAAGTCTGTCCCTTCCCTCCTCGCCGCCGCCGCCTCCTTCACGCTCGCCAACGCGCCTCCCTCCCTGGCCGAGGAAATCGAAAAGGCCCAGCTTTTCGACTTCAACCTGACGCTCCCCATCATAGCCGCTGAGTTCTTGTTCCTCATGTTCGCATTGGACAAGGTGTACTACGGCCCTCTTGGGAAATTCATGGACGAGAGAGACGCCGCCATCAGGGAGAAGCTGAGCAGCGTTAAAGATACTTCCGCGGAGGTGAAGGCGCTGGAGGAGCAGGCCGCGGCGGTGATGAAGGCGGCCAGGGCGGAAATATCCGCCGCCCTCAACAAGATGAAGAGGGAGACTCAGCTTGAGGTGGAGCAGAAGCTGGCGGAGGGGAGGAAGAAAGTGGAGGTAGAGCTGCAAGAGGCGCTGGCCAGCTTGGAGAAGCAGAAGGAAGACACCATCAAAGCTCTTGATTCTCAGATTGCTGCACTTAGCGACGAAATTGTCAAGAAGGTCCTCcctgtttcttga
- the LOC140871253 gene encoding uncharacterized protein, producing the protein MQCPLNAFRYNRTLCGCDPGYLYNSTANTCHLFGDHRGTVIDASSGVSYDFSVPFPGTIFSFDSIKKFTQSQAVFLEATLVMLLSWLAFCLLLRLVPRGSDGRSHWFKIRWWVSRLDISFATRHWLDDQKPVRKRKTELGGTFSIAGWILFIGLFAALLYQIISKRSVEVHNVRATNEPDLASFMNDIEFNITTISSMSCAQLRGLGTLVAGSPSLVDYRVLPLSTLANFSCLNTTAGPTITIQCNNCMFVRDLAYVSWQFVDLPNNPATAVGYQFNLTARNQASRKHLSFVSGTLKNGSNFDNKPMTYRGAVPNILKFNLFPRIYHNLHDLRLIQPLFHGFLPGSYYVEPSQLQASLENSSDGLINTTLSINFLSSYIIEIDNQNILGPVSFLADLGGLYCISIGIFYYFLVQFEYRIKRLRNEDSVMRNIRNRRKAQERWEKLRKYVRYTWTSSSLNNYGSETNETSCTGIMMKPFHRIGSSHKRKLSNRADTVKFSNKTSLPSEKKSVPEHLGTVDVKSCSTEAELHMKDRSSFSEEDPDGLHPGSLEPRKDGPSYLPAVPQFEVKGPNEINIMDLQKNLVSLYEYNVLLRDKLVAACSMIDALAKKEPPSTVQCHEFA; encoded by the exons ATGCAGTGCCCCCTCAATGCCTTCCGATACAATCGAACCCTTTGCGGCTGCGACCCGGGATATCTCTACAACTCCACCGCAAACACCTGCCACCTCTTCGGGGACCACCGGGGTACGGTCATCGATGCCAGCAGCGGCGTCAGCTACGACTTCTCGGTGCCCTTCCCTGGGACCATATTCTCCTTCGACTCCATCAAGAAGTTCACCCAGTCGCAGGCCGTGTTTCTCGAGGCAACCCTCGTGATGCTGCTCAGCTGGCTTGCTTTCTGCCTCCTCCTCCGCCTCGTACCCCGTGGTTCCGACGGCCGCTCTCATTGGTTCAAGATCCGCTGGTGGGTTAGTCGTCTGGACATTTCATTCGCCACAAGACACTGGCTTGATGACCAAAAGCCCGTCCGCAAGCGCAAGACTGAGCTTGGTGGCACTTTCTCCATAGCCGGTTGGATATTGTTTATTGGCTTGTTTGCTGC GTTGCTTTACCAAATCATCTCGAAGAGGAGTGTCGAGGTGCATAATGTTCGAGCCACCAACGAACCAGATCTGGCCTCCTTTATGAATGATATCGAATTCAATATTACTACAATATCCAGTATGAGCTGTGCCCAGTTGCGGGGTCTTGGCACTCTGGTTGCCGGGAGTCCATCCCTCGTTGATTACAGGGTCCTTCCACTTTCAACCTTAGCCAACTTTTCTTGTCTGAACACTACTGCTGGACCAACCATTACCATTCAGTGCAATAATTGCATGTTTGTTAGAGATTTGGCATATGTCTCGTGGCAGTTCGTTGATCTTCCTAATAATCCTGCTACTGCTGTCGGCTATCAATTCAATTTAACTGCAAGAAACCAAGCAAGTCGGAAGCATCTGAGTTTTGTCAGTGGGACTCTTAAAAATGGCAGCAACTTTGACAATAAGCCAATGACATACAGAGGAGCAGTTCCGAACATActtaaatttaatttgtttCCTCGAATATATCACAATTTACACGATCTAAGGCTCATCCAACCTTTGTTTCATGGATTTCTTCCTGGTTCATATTATGTTGAGCCAAGCCAACTCCAAGCATCTCTTGAGAATTCCAGTGATGGACTCATCAACACTACCTTGTCTATCAACTTTCTCTCTTCATATATCATTGAGATTGACAATCAAAATATATTAGGACCTG TGAGCTTCCTTGCTGATCTGGGTGGCCTTTATTGCATAAGCATCGGTATTTTTTACTACTTCTTGGTGCAA TTTGAATACAGAATCAAGAGGCTTCGCAATGAGGATAGTGTAATGAGGAATATTAGAAACCGTCGAAAAGCGCAAGAACGCTGGGAGAAA TTGAGAAAGTATGTGAGGTACACATGGACATCCAGCTCATTGAACAACTACGGAAGTGAAACAAATGAGACATCCTGCACTGGCATAATGATGAAACCATTTCATCGGATTGGCTCATCGCATAAACGGAAACTGTCAAACAGAGCGGATACGGTCAAGTTTAGCAATAAGACCAGCTTGCCCTCAGAGAAG AAATCTGTGCCAGAGCATCTCGGTACTGTAGATGTCAAATCTTGTTCTACTGAAGCTGAGTTACACATGAAAGACAGATCGTCGTTCTCTGAAGAAGACCCA GATGGTCTCCACCCTGGAAGTTTAGAACCTAGAAAAGATGGACCTAGCTATCTTCCAGCAGTTCCTCAGTTCG AAGTGAAGGGTCCTAATGAAATCAATATCATGGATCTTCAGAAAAATCTTGTAAGTTTGTACGAATATAATGTATTATTGAGGGATAAATTAGTAGCGGCTTGTTCAATGATCGATGCTTTGGCTAAGAAGGAGCCACCTTCCACGGTGCAATGTCACGAGTTTGCATGA
- the LOC140871707 gene encoding synaptotagmin-5-like isoform X3, with protein sequence MDCIDDNPGEVVMELDLQWDGNPNIVLEIKTKVGVSIPVQVKNIGFTGVFRLMFKPLVDEFPCFGAVCYSLREKKNLDFTLKVIGGDISAIPGIADALESTIKDAIEDSITWPVRKIVPILPGDYSNLESKPVGTLEVKLIEAKELTNKDFIGKSDPFAKLFIRPLRATTKTSKTINNNTNPIWNAHFEFTVEDLSTQHLTVRVYDDEGVQASEFIGCSRVALSDLEPGKVKDVWLKLVKDVEFPKDQKNRGQVHLELLYIPISSRSSYLNPYDPDFRLTKFEKTLKQGGSGTSDGGDDLRKDVIMRGVVSVTVISAQDLPATDIMGKSDPFVVLIMKKSEQKYKTRVLNDTLNPVWNQTFDFVVENGLHELLILEVYDHDTFGKDKVGRCVMTLTRAVLEGEFTEDFPVDGTKSGSLKLHVKWTPQLIIRD encoded by the exons ATGGATTGTATAGATGATAATCCCGGGGAAGTTGTTATGGAATTGGATTTGCAGTGGGATGGGAATCCAAATATTGTActtgaaatcaaaacaaaagtTGGTGTGTCGATTCCAGTACAG GTGAAAAATATTGGATTTACTGGAGTTTTCAGGTTAATGTTCAAACCACTGGTCGACGAGTTCCCTTGCTTCGGAGCTGTCTGTTATTCCTTGCGAGAAAAG AAAAATCTTGACTTTACTCTTAAAGTTATTGGAGGTGATATATCTGCAATTCCAGGAATAGCTGATGCCCTTGAG AGTACAATAAAAGATGCTATTGAAGATTCCATCACCTGGCCAGTCCGTAAAATCGTACCCATATTACCTGGAGATTATAG TAATCTTGAGTCAAAGCCAGTTGGGACACTGGAGGTGAAGCTCATAGAAGCCAAGGAGTTGACAAATAAAGACTTCATTGGCAAATCTGATCCATTTGCCAAATTATTCATTCGTCCCTTGCGtgccacaacgaaaacaagcaaAACAATT AACAACAACACAAATCCAATCTGGAATGCGCACTTTGAGTTCACTGTGGAGGATTTATCCACTCAACACTTGACTGTAAGAGTTTATGATGATGAAGGAGTTCAAGCTTCTGAATTCATTGGTTGTAGTCGAGTGGCACTCAGTGATCTTGAACCCGGTAAGGTAAAAGACGTATGGTTGAAACTGGTGAAAGATGTCGAGTTTCCAAAAGACCAGAAAAACCGCGGCCAG GTTCATCTGGAGCTCTTGTATATTCCTATAAGCTCCAGGAGCTCATATTTGAATCCTTACGACCCGGATTTTAGACTGACTAAGTTTGAAAAAACCCTTAAACAAGGAGGAAGTGGAACTAGTGATGGAGGAGATGATTTGAGAAAGGATGTTATCATGCGAGGAGTTGTTTCGGTGACGGTGATATCTGCACAAGACTTGCCGGCTACAGATATAATGGGAAAATCTGATCCTTTTGTTGTGTTGATCATGAAGAAGTCTGAGCAGAAATACAAGACTAGG GTCTTGAATGACACCTTGAATCCAGTCTGGAATCAAACATTTGATTTTGTTGTGGAGAATGGGCTACATGAGCTACTAATCTTGGAGGTATATGACCATGACACATTTGGCAAG GACAAAGTGGGACGATGCGTTATGACGCTTACAAGGGCGGTATTAGAGGGAGAGTTCACGGAGGACTTCCCCGTCGATGGCACTAAATCAGGAAGCTTGAAGTTACATGTCAAATGGACGCCCCAACTAATCATCCGAGACTGA
- the LOC140872239 gene encoding probable glycosyltransferase At5g25310 has product MVLLRKSDGAHVVLSAVIVASIAVVFLLGDKTIDQFGSSNSAESSGSSKGRADITSLELGLAKARSAIRKAASSNNTSNGILFTAEIYRHPEAFYQSYVEMERRFKVYVYEEGEIPIVHDGPCKSIYSSEGRFIHEIEHGNNGFRTRNPNAAQVYFLPFSIAQMVKYLYKPNSHDVSPLEVFVSDYVRLVSKKHPFWNRTRGADHFMLSCHDWGPLASQGNAFLYNTSIRVLCNANSSEGFNPQKDASLPEINLYDGNINPKLLSPPSNISRPYLAFFAGGVHGPIRPILLNFWKDRDKDLQVHEYLRKDQDYYDFMLSSKFCLCPSGYEVASPRIAEAIHAECIPVILSDHYVLPFSDVLKWEAFSLRVDIMDIPRLKEILLEIAASGERYTRLRDGLRAVRRHFVLNQPAQRFDVFHMILHSVWLRRLNIMIR; this is encoded by the exons ATGGTGCTGCTAAGGAAGAGTGATGGAGCTCATGTTGTGCTTTCCGCGGTCATCGTAGCATCAATCGCCGTTGTTTTTTTGCTCGGGGATAAAACTATCGATCAGTTTGGATCGTCCAATTCGGCTGAAAGCTCGGGAAGTTCGAAG GGGAGAGCAGATATTACTAGTTTGGAGCTGGGACTAGCTAAAGCTAGATCGGCAATCAGAAAAGCAGCCAGTTCCAACAACACAAGTAATGGCATTCTCTTCACCGCCGAAATCTACAGACATCCGGAGGCATTTTATCA GAGTTACGTGGAAATGGAAAGAAGATTCAAGGTTTATGTATATGAAGAAGGGGAGATCCCAATAGTACATGATGGGCCGTGCAAAAGTATTTACTCGAGCGAAGGACGATTCATACATGAGATAGAGCATGGAAATAACGGCTTCAGGACAAGAAATCCTAACGCTGCTCAAGTTTATTTCTTGCCCTTCAGCATCGCGCAGATGGTCAAGTACCTGTACAAGCCTAACTCACATGATGTCAGTCCACTCGAAGTTTTTGTATCTGATTATGTGAGACTTGTGTCGAAGAAACATCCCTTCTGGAATAGAACTCGAGGAGCTGATCATTTCATGCTCTCTTGCCATGATTGG GGGCCTCTGGCTTCACAAGGAAATGCATTCTTATACAACACATCGATTAGGGTATTGTGCAATGCCAATTCCTCTGAAGGGTTCAATCCGCAGAAAGATGCAAGCCTGCCAGAAATCAATCTTTATGATGGCAACATAAATCCCAAGCTGCTTTCACCTCCATCCAACATTTCAAGACCATACCTTGCATTCTTTGCAGGTGGTGTTCACGGCCCCATCAGACCTATCCTCCTCAACTTTTGGAAAGACCGTGACAAGGACCTCCAAGTTCATGAATACCTTCGTAAAGATCAAGATTATTATGACTTTATGTTAAGTTCCAAATTTTGCTTATGCCCAAGTGGATATGAAGTAGCTAGCCCTAGGATCGCGGAGGCCATTCATGCTGAATGCATCCCTGTGATACTATCTGATCATTATGTGCTGCCTTTTAGTGATGTTCTGAAGTGGGAAGCTTTCTCACTACGGGTCGATATAATGGATATTCCTCGACTGAAAGAGATTTTACTCGAAATAGCAGCCTCGGGAGAAAGATATACGAGGTTGAGGGATGGTTTGAGAGCTGTAAGGAGACACTTTGTTTTGAACCAGCCAGCTCAGAGGTTTGATGTGTTTCATATGATTCTACATTCTGTCTGGCTTAGACGATTAAATATAATGATTAGATAG
- the LOC140871707 gene encoding synaptotagmin-5-like isoform X2, which yields MLEQYRPSILDSLKFSKLTLGTVAPQFTGVSIMDCIDDNPGEVVMELDLQWDGNPNIVLEIKTKVGVSIPVQVKNIGFTGVFRLMFKPLVDEFPCFGAVCYSLREKKNLDFTLKVIGGDISAIPGIADALESTIKDAIEDSITWPVRKIVPILPGDYSNLESKPVGTLEVKLIEAKELTNKDFIGKSDPFAKLFIRPLRATTKTSKTINNNTNPIWNAHFEFTVEDLSTQHLTVRVYDDEGVQASEFIGCSRVALSDLEPGKVKDVWLKLVKDVEFPKDQKNRGQVHLELLYIPISSRSSYLNPYDPDFRLTKFEKTLKQGGSGTSDGGDDLRKDVIMRGVVSVTVISAQDLPATDIMGKSDPFVVLIMKKSEQKYKTRVLNDTLNPVWNQTFDFVVENGLHELLILEVYDHDTFGKDKVGRCVMTLTRAVLEGEFTEDFPVDGTKSGSLKLHVKWTPQLIIRD from the exons ATGCTTGAACAGTACAGACCGTCGATTTTGGACTCTCTCAAGTTTTCCAAGTTAACTCTAGGCACTGTGGCACCACAATTCACAG GAGTTTCGATCATGGATTGTATAGATGATAATCCCGGGGAAGTTGTTATGGAATTGGATTTGCAGTGGGATGGGAATCCAAATATTGTActtgaaatcaaaacaaaagtTGGTGTGTCGATTCCAGTACAG GTGAAAAATATTGGATTTACTGGAGTTTTCAGGTTAATGTTCAAACCACTGGTCGACGAGTTCCCTTGCTTCGGAGCTGTCTGTTATTCCTTGCGAGAAAAG AAAAATCTTGACTTTACTCTTAAAGTTATTGGAGGTGATATATCTGCAATTCCAGGAATAGCTGATGCCCTTGAG AGTACAATAAAAGATGCTATTGAAGATTCCATCACCTGGCCAGTCCGTAAAATCGTACCCATATTACCTGGAGATTATAG TAATCTTGAGTCAAAGCCAGTTGGGACACTGGAGGTGAAGCTCATAGAAGCCAAGGAGTTGACAAATAAAGACTTCATTGGCAAATCTGATCCATTTGCCAAATTATTCATTCGTCCCTTGCGtgccacaacgaaaacaagcaaAACAATT AACAACAACACAAATCCAATCTGGAATGCGCACTTTGAGTTCACTGTGGAGGATTTATCCACTCAACACTTGACTGTAAGAGTTTATGATGATGAAGGAGTTCAAGCTTCTGAATTCATTGGTTGTAGTCGAGTGGCACTCAGTGATCTTGAACCCGGTAAGGTAAAAGACGTATGGTTGAAACTGGTGAAAGATGTCGAGTTTCCAAAAGACCAGAAAAACCGCGGCCAG GTTCATCTGGAGCTCTTGTATATTCCTATAAGCTCCAGGAGCTCATATTTGAATCCTTACGACCCGGATTTTAGACTGACTAAGTTTGAAAAAACCCTTAAACAAGGAGGAAGTGGAACTAGTGATGGAGGAGATGATTTGAGAAAGGATGTTATCATGCGAGGAGTTGTTTCGGTGACGGTGATATCTGCACAAGACTTGCCGGCTACAGATATAATGGGAAAATCTGATCCTTTTGTTGTGTTGATCATGAAGAAGTCTGAGCAGAAATACAAGACTAGG GTCTTGAATGACACCTTGAATCCAGTCTGGAATCAAACATTTGATTTTGTTGTGGAGAATGGGCTACATGAGCTACTAATCTTGGAGGTATATGACCATGACACATTTGGCAAG GACAAAGTGGGACGATGCGTTATGACGCTTACAAGGGCGGTATTAGAGGGAGAGTTCACGGAGGACTTCCCCGTCGATGGCACTAAATCAGGAAGCTTGAAGTTACATGTCAAATGGACGCCCCAACTAATCATCCGAGACTGA
- the LOC140871707 gene encoding synaptotagmin-5-like isoform X1: MGFAVGCVLGFALGIGLIVAFARYQNARSKRRIDLAAIVAAFARMTVEESRKLLPPLFYPSWIVFSQRQKLTWLNHHLDKIWPFVDEAASEIIRNSVEPMLEQYRPSILDSLKFSKLTLGTVAPQFTGVSIMDCIDDNPGEVVMELDLQWDGNPNIVLEIKTKVGVSIPVQVKNIGFTGVFRLMFKPLVDEFPCFGAVCYSLREKKNLDFTLKVIGGDISAIPGIADALESTIKDAIEDSITWPVRKIVPILPGDYSNLESKPVGTLEVKLIEAKELTNKDFIGKSDPFAKLFIRPLRATTKTSKTINNNTNPIWNAHFEFTVEDLSTQHLTVRVYDDEGVQASEFIGCSRVALSDLEPGKVKDVWLKLVKDVEFPKDQKNRGQVHLELLYIPISSRSSYLNPYDPDFRLTKFEKTLKQGGSGTSDGGDDLRKDVIMRGVVSVTVISAQDLPATDIMGKSDPFVVLIMKKSEQKYKTRVLNDTLNPVWNQTFDFVVENGLHELLILEVYDHDTFGKDKVGRCVMTLTRAVLEGEFTEDFPVDGTKSGSLKLHVKWTPQLIIRD; the protein is encoded by the exons ATGGGATTTGCGGTGGGCTGCGTTCTGGGTTTTGCATTGGGCATCGGTTTGATCGTGGCGTTTGCCCGCTACCAGAATGCCAGATCCAAGCGCCGCATTGATTTG GCAGCCATAGTTGCAGCTTTTGCCAGGATGACTGTTGAAGAATCCAGGAAATTACTCCCACCCCTTTTCTACCCTTCCTGGATTGTCTTCTCCCAGAGACAGAAGTT AACTTGGCTCAATCATCATCTCGACAAGATATGGCCCTTCGTTGATGAG GCAGCGTCTGAGATAATAAGGAACTCTGTGGAACCAATGCTTGAACAGTACAGACCGTCGATTTTGGACTCTCTCAAGTTTTCCAAGTTAACTCTAGGCACTGTGGCACCACAATTCACAG GAGTTTCGATCATGGATTGTATAGATGATAATCCCGGGGAAGTTGTTATGGAATTGGATTTGCAGTGGGATGGGAATCCAAATATTGTActtgaaatcaaaacaaaagtTGGTGTGTCGATTCCAGTACAG GTGAAAAATATTGGATTTACTGGAGTTTTCAGGTTAATGTTCAAACCACTGGTCGACGAGTTCCCTTGCTTCGGAGCTGTCTGTTATTCCTTGCGAGAAAAG AAAAATCTTGACTTTACTCTTAAAGTTATTGGAGGTGATATATCTGCAATTCCAGGAATAGCTGATGCCCTTGAG AGTACAATAAAAGATGCTATTGAAGATTCCATCACCTGGCCAGTCCGTAAAATCGTACCCATATTACCTGGAGATTATAG TAATCTTGAGTCAAAGCCAGTTGGGACACTGGAGGTGAAGCTCATAGAAGCCAAGGAGTTGACAAATAAAGACTTCATTGGCAAATCTGATCCATTTGCCAAATTATTCATTCGTCCCTTGCGtgccacaacgaaaacaagcaaAACAATT AACAACAACACAAATCCAATCTGGAATGCGCACTTTGAGTTCACTGTGGAGGATTTATCCACTCAACACTTGACTGTAAGAGTTTATGATGATGAAGGAGTTCAAGCTTCTGAATTCATTGGTTGTAGTCGAGTGGCACTCAGTGATCTTGAACCCGGTAAGGTAAAAGACGTATGGTTGAAACTGGTGAAAGATGTCGAGTTTCCAAAAGACCAGAAAAACCGCGGCCAG GTTCATCTGGAGCTCTTGTATATTCCTATAAGCTCCAGGAGCTCATATTTGAATCCTTACGACCCGGATTTTAGACTGACTAAGTTTGAAAAAACCCTTAAACAAGGAGGAAGTGGAACTAGTGATGGAGGAGATGATTTGAGAAAGGATGTTATCATGCGAGGAGTTGTTTCGGTGACGGTGATATCTGCACAAGACTTGCCGGCTACAGATATAATGGGAAAATCTGATCCTTTTGTTGTGTTGATCATGAAGAAGTCTGAGCAGAAATACAAGACTAGG GTCTTGAATGACACCTTGAATCCAGTCTGGAATCAAACATTTGATTTTGTTGTGGAGAATGGGCTACATGAGCTACTAATCTTGGAGGTATATGACCATGACACATTTGGCAAG GACAAAGTGGGACGATGCGTTATGACGCTTACAAGGGCGGTATTAGAGGGAGAGTTCACGGAGGACTTCCCCGTCGATGGCACTAAATCAGGAAGCTTGAAGTTACATGTCAAATGGACGCCCCAACTAATCATCCGAGACTGA